In Debaryomyces hansenii CBS767 chromosome B complete sequence, one genomic interval encodes:
- a CDS encoding DEHA2B08008p (similar to uniprot|P38138 Saccharomyces cerevisiae YBR229C ROT2 Glucosidase II catalytic subunit required for normal cell wall synthesis), which produces MKFLVSIVFLVSFFLQLEKGLGYKEYLFKNCETSGFCHRNRHFANGIKENPNYKSRYAIDPQSIHFESEDFIVSGNILKEVAGIDEDIVLPFELSLLDKNNIRIKVDEEQRKNIKLSNKLVNVNRYNETPNWSFRSSNLSYESKSGTKYSQHKNKLVIDYGTKVQYRAEVLYNPFKVVIYRGEEVQVILNDRNFLNYEHWRPKSANAAHLSNEETDFNMFHDDFHDARYDRIPLGPESIGLDFTLKGFRHVYGIPEHADDFNLKDTTDSDLPYRLFNVDIFEYETNSKMPMYGSIPFLMGSKPGVSVGLFWINSADTYVDIDKSSSDKDTKTHWISENGILDVMIMIAENPWEINESYGAITGYVQLPQLFALGYHQCRWNYNDEKDVLEINSLFDKHQIPYDVIWLDVEYADAKKYFTWQSEKFPDPERMLAELDHTGRNLVIIIDPHLKTDYHISDHVEKEGISINDPSNNTFHGQCWPGESVWIDTMNPNSQSFWDRQHEYSTENEFMGKLSTNIHIWNDMNEPSVFDGIETTSPRDNIHYGNWEHRSVHNVFGLTFHEATYNSMIKRLSTTGRQRPFILTRSYFAGSQRTAAMWSGDNMSKWEYLKISIPMLLTSGVAGMPFGGADVGGFFGDPAKDLLTRWYQTGIWYPFFRAHAHIDSRRREPWIAGDPYTSIMRDAIRLRYSLLPIFYTSFYESSISGYPVLKPLFYETPDNLESYDIEDQFFLGDSGLLVKPITEEDANNVDIYLPDDEVYYDYTSGNISNTVQKFTGPGFISKPIELSDIPILLKGGSIIAKKDRYRRSSKLMAHDPYTLTVALNNSGKASGSLYIDDGETFNYEQGEYANVYFTATNNSIKGKIIGHDGFIKSLDDIFIEKIVVLSVKELSSIRIQQSGSQWESNSRSLDGNLIIENPKLKLSSEWTIKIDDTKFTESNIKTPSKNSKESSKLESSKLDRNSTSFSLSSTTIIFTTIIALVIGIIFYKLRSGARV; this is translated from the coding sequence ATGAAGTTTCTTGTCTCAATTGTGTTCCTTGTAAGCTTTTTTCTACAACTTGAAAAAGGACTAGGCTACAAGGAgtatttattcaagaattgtGAAACTTCTGGGTTCTGTCATAGAAATAGACACTTTGCTAATGgtattaaagaaaatccTAATTATAAATCAAGATATGCAATAGATCCACAGTCTATACATTTTGAGTCTGAAGATTTCATAGTAAGTGGGAACATTTTAAAGGAGGTCGCAGGAATTGATGAGGACATCGTATTACCATTCGAGTTATCATTGTTGGATAAGAACAATATAAGAATCAAGGTAGACGAAGAGcaaagaaagaatattaaGTTGAGCAATAAGCTTGTTAATGTTAACAGATATAATGAAACACCTAATTGGTCGTTTCGGTCTCTGAATTTGTCTTACGAAAGTAAATCTGGCACTAAGTATAGCCAACATAAAAATAAGTTGGTGATCGACTACGGGACTAAAGTGCAATATAGAGCAGAAGTTTTATACAACCCATTTAAGGTGGTAATTTATCGTGGAGAAGAAGTCCAAGTTATACTTAATGACAGAAATTTCTTGAACTATGAACATTGGAGACCTAAATCAGCGAACGCAGCACATTTGTCAAACGAAGAAACAGACTTCAACATGTTCCATGACGATTTCCATGATGCCAGATACGATAGAATACCGTTAGGCCCAGAGTCCATTGGATTGGATTTTACATTGAAAGGTTTCAGGCATGTTTATGGGATTCCAGAGCATGCagatgattttaatttgaaGGATACAACCGACTCTGATTTGCCTTATAGACTATTTAATGTTGATATTTTCGAATATGAGACAAACTCGAAGATGCCAATGTATGGCTCGATTCCTTTTTTAATGGGACTGAAGCCGGGGGTATCTGTCGGATTATTTTGGATTAATAGTGCTGATACCTACGTGGACATAGATAAAAGTTCTTCTGATAAGGACACAAAAACTCATTGGATTTCAGAAAACGGTATACTAGATgtaatgattatgattGCAGAAAACCCATGGGAAATAAATGAAAGTTATGGTGCTATTACTGGTTACGTTCAGTTACCACAGTTATTTGCATTAGGTTATCACCAATGTAGATGGAATTACAACGACGAAAAAGATGTACTcgaaattaattcattattcgaTAAGCATCAGATACCATACGATGTTATTTGGTTGGATGTTGAATATGCAGACGCAAAGAAGTATTTTACGTGGCAATCTGAGAAGTTTCCAGACCCAGAAAGAATGCTAGCAGAGTTAGATCACACTGGTAGAAATTTGGTGATTATTATAGACCCACATTTAAAGACTGACTATCACATAAGTGACCACGTAGAAAAGGAGGGAATTAGCATTAATGACCCAAGCAACAACACATTTCATGGTCAATGTTGGCCAGGAGAATCCGTTTGGATTGATACGATGAATCCTAATTCGCAATCATTTTGGGATAGGCAACATGAATATTCTACAGAGAATGAATTTATGGGGAAACTATCTACAAACATACACATTTGGAATGATATGAACGAACCATCAGTTTTCGATGGTATCGAAACCACATCACCAAGAGACAATATTCATTATGGCAACTGGGAACATAGGTCGGTTCATAATGTATTTGGCTTAACATTCCACGAAGCAACGTATAATTCTATGATTAAGAGGTTATCTACAACTGGTAGACAAAGACCTTTTATATTAACTAGATCATACTTTGCAGGTTCTCAGAGAACAGCAGCAATGTGGTCGGGAGATAATATGTCTAAATGGGAATATTTAAAGATTTCTATTCCAATGCTTCTAACTTCTGGGGTTGCGGGTATGCCTTTCGGAGGTGCTGATGTTGGTGGATTTTTCGGAGATCCTGCTAAAGATTTGTTAACAAGATGGTATCAGACTGGTATCTGGTACCCATTCTTTAGGGCACATGCTCATATTGACTCTAGGAGAAGAGAACCTTGGATTGCGGGTGATCCGTACACCTCAATAATGAGAGATGCAATTAGATTACGCTATTCATTGTTACCAATTTTCTACACCAGTTTTTATGAATCAAGTATTAGCGGCTACCCAGTATTGAAACCATTATTTTACGAAACACCAGATAATTTAGAAAGTTATGATATAGAAGACCAATTTTTCTTAGGTGATTCAGGTTTATTAGTTAAACCAATCACAGAGgaagatgcaaataatgttGATATTTACTTACCAGATGATGAAGTTTACTATGATTATACCAGTGGTAATATTTCGAATACAGTTCAAAAGTTTACAGGACCTGGCTTCATTTCTAAACCCATCGAGTTATCAGATATAccaattttattgaaaggTGGCTCCATTATTGCAAAGAAAGATAGATACCGGAGATCATCCAAGTTAATGGCCCATGATCCATATACCTTAACTGTTGCATTAAACAATTCAGGTAAAGCTAGTGGGAGCTTGTATATTGATGATGGAGAAACCTTTAATTATGAACAAGGTGAATATGCGAACGTCTATTTTACAGCAACAAATAACTCAATCAAGGGAAAAATTATAGGCCACGACGGATTTATCAAAAGCTTAGATGACatcttcattgaaaagattgTTGTATTGAGTGTTAAGGAATTAAGCTCAATCAGAATTCAGCAAAGTGGTTCTCAATGGGAGAGTAATTCCAGAAGTTTAGACGGTAACTTAATCATTGAAAACCCAAAATTGAAGTTGAGTTCTGAATGGACTATAAAAATTGATGACACTAAATTTActgaatcaaatattaaaacCCCATctaaaaattcaaaagaaagTTCTAAGTTAGAAAGTTCTAAGTTAGACAGaaattcaacttcattttctttatcttcaacaacaattattttcacCACTATAATAGCTTTAGTCATCGGCATCATTTTCTATAAATTGAGAAGTGGCGCCCGTGTTTAA
- a CDS encoding DEHA2B08030p (weakly similar to uniprot|P38324 Saccharomyces cerevisiae YBR228W SLX1 Subunit of a complex with Slx4p that hydrolyzes 5' branches from duplex DNA in response to stalled or converging replication forks): MDDNEEYDTKRKTRCGLHVHPDFYGVYLLRSVPKPKSFYIGSTPNPQRRLRQHNGELKNGGAYRTKKSGFRPWEMICLVYNFPSKNVALQFEHALQHPYQTRHIKSELRITHKRNSGNTLHHKLGNIRLLLGSSFFSRMGLKVLLFDPEVHSAWCINKFGVNVTDNVQVNVTRFEDYFSRDNNDESSGFSLSRQKESERIYFESSKKILFFDNQPCFICNETIDYQSESEVSFSSKLDVDAYLREGNMPLLAICYHENCRKLYHLSCLGLHFLEKGDELSNKTDSEEKLGDTVNYLTPLQGKCLSCNNFINWAKLSKMSTKLREYFLKDLLNTGATSQFIENDADD; the protein is encoded by the coding sequence AtggatgataatgaagaatatgataCTAAGAGGAAGACAAGGTGTGGTTTACATGTTCATCCGGATTTTTATGGGGTTTATCTCTTGAGATCTGTTCCAAAGCCAAAGTCATTTTACATTGGATCAACCCCAAATCCACAGAGAAGGTTACGACAACATAATGGAGAGTTGAAAAATGGGGGAGCTTATAGAACAAAGAAGAGTGGGTTTAGACCTTGGGAAATGATTTGTCTAGTATATAATTTTCCATCCAAAAATGTTGCATTGCAGTTTGAACATGCGTTGCAGCATCCTTATCAAACTAGACATATAAAACTGGAACTTAGAATCACACATAAGAGAAATAGTGGAAATACACTACACCATAAACTAGGAAATATACGGTTATTGTTGGGGTCGCTGTTTTTCAGTAGAATGGGGTTGAAGGTTCTTTTGTTTGATCCGGAAGTTCATTCGGCTTGGTGTATAAATAAGTTTGGTGTAAATGTGACAGATAATGTCCAAGTGAATGTCACAAGGTTCGAGGACTACTTTCTGAgggataataatgatgaaagCTCGGGATTTAGTTTGTCTCGTCAAAAGGAGTCCGAGCGTATATATTTCGAATCGTCTAAGAAAATCCTATTCTTCGATAATCAACCGTGTTTTATTTGTAATGAAACTATTGATTATCAGTCCGAAAGTGAAGTATCGTTTAGTAGTAAGCTTGATGTCGATGCGTATCTACGTGAAGGGAATATGCCTTTACTTGCTATTTGCTATCATGAAAATTGTCGGAAACTCTATCACCTATCGTGCTTAGGATTACATTTTTTGGAAAAGGGTGACGaactttcaaataaaacagATTCAGAAGAAAAACTTGGAGATACTGTTAATTATCTTACGCCTTTACAAGGAAAATGCCTAAGCtgtaataattttattaattggGCTAAATTAAGTAAAATGTCTACCAAACTAAGAGAAtactttttgaaagatcTATTAAACACGGGCGCCACTTCTCAATTTATAGAAAATGATGCCGATGACTAA